TACGGGGTATTTCTCTTTCAAATGGAACGAAAAAATACTCAATGCCTTGCTAATGTGTTTCTCTACGGCTGTGGTGGATATTTTTAATTTTTCGGCAATCTCGCGGTTTTTCAGGCCCTCATTCCGGCTTAATACAAACACTTCCTTACATCGATCGGGGAGTACTTCTATTACCTTATTCACTTGTTCGTCCAGTTCATCGTAAAGTAGTTTCTGAGAAGCATCAAGTTCAAAATCAGCGTAATAGAGCCGTTCTTCGATTTCCGTTAAAGGGTGAATGCCTGAGATGAGTTTGTTTTTCACCGAAACGTGTTTTAAATGGTTCAGGCAACTGTTTCTCACCATAATGAAAAGAAGCGAAGGAAGGGATATCAAAGCCAGCCTTTCTCTTTTTTCCCATAACGTAAGAAAACACTCCTGAATAATGTCCTCAACCACGTCGGGATCACCAACAAAACGGAGGGCAAACCCTTTTAAACGAAAATAAAAACGTTTAAAGACATATTCAAATGCCTTT
This portion of the Petrimonas sulfuriphila genome encodes:
- a CDS encoding RNA polymerase sigma-70 factor, giving the protein MVDFSSNYDLFNEVKKGNEKAFEYVFKRFYFRLKGFALRFVGDPDVVEDIIQECFLTLWEKRERLALISLPSLLFIMVRNSCLNHLKHVSVKNKLISGIHPLTEIEERLYYADFELDASQKLLYDELDEQVNKVIEVLPDRCKEVFVLSRNEGLKNREIAEKLKISTTAVEKHISKALSIFSFHLKEKYPVDYTFFFLVFSPMLFA